Proteins found in one Orcinus orca chromosome 11, mOrcOrc1.1, whole genome shotgun sequence genomic segment:
- the CERS5 gene encoding ceramide synthase 5 isoform X4 — translation MLASRTVVLIRPNLMPSLKRCSYLLPRWRFTFYLCIFCYGVRFLWSSPWFWDTRQCWHSYPYQPLTNGLYYYYIMELAFYWSLMFSQFTDIKRKDFLIMFVHHLATIGLITFSYINNMVRVGTLVMCLHDASDFLLEAAKLANYAKYQRLCDTLFVIFSAIFVVTRLGIYPFWILNTTLFESWEMIGPYPSWWLFNGLLLILQVLHVIWSYLIARIAFKALIRGKVSKDDRSDVESSSEEEDMTSSTKGPCGRSSSNGAGRVNGHMGGSYWLKSKVVGMGTSA, via the exons ATGTTGGCATCCAGGACAGTGGTCCTTATCAGGCCCAACCTAATGCCATCCTTGAAAAGGTGTTCATATCTGTTACCAAG GTGGAgattcactttttatttatgtatattctgCTATGGAGTTAGATTTCTCTGGTCG TCGCCTTGGTTCTGGGACACCCGACAATGCTGGCACAGTTACCCTTATCAG CCTCTCACAAATGGGCTTTATTACTATTATATCATGGAATTGGCTTTCTATTGGTCTCTTATGTTTTCTCAGTttacagacattaaaagaaag GACTTCCTGATCATGTTTGTGCATCACTTGGCCACCATTGGGCTCATTACCTTCTCCTACATCAACAACATGGTTCGAGTGGGAACTCTGGTCATGTGTCTACATGATGCCTCAGACTTCTTGCTGGAG GCAGCCAAGCTGGCCAATTATGCCAAGTATCAGCGTCTCTGTGACACCCTTTTTGTGATCTTCAGTGCTATTTTTGTGGTGACTCGTCTAGGAATCTATCCATTCTG GATTCTGAACACGACCCTCTTTGAGAGTTGGGAGATGATCGGGCCCTATCCGTCCTGGTGGCTCTTCAATGGCCTTCTCCTGATCCTACAGGTTCTGCATGTCATCTGGTCCTACCTAATTGCACGAATTGCTTTCAAAGCCTTGATCCGAGGAAAG GTATCTAAGGATGATCGCAGTGATGTGGAAAGCAGCTcagaagaagaagatatgacCAGTAGCACAAAAGGCCCCTGTGGCCGCAGCTCCAGCAATGGTGCCGGTCGGGTGAATGGTCACATGGGAGGCAGCTACTGGCTGAAGAGTAAGGTGGTTGGTATGGGGACTTCAGCATAG